The following proteins are co-located in the Phyllostomus discolor isolate MPI-MPIP mPhyDis1 chromosome 1, mPhyDis1.pri.v3, whole genome shotgun sequence genome:
- the BST1 gene encoding ADP-ribosyl cyclase/cyclic ADP-ribose hydrolase 2: MLLLLLLSVSSAGSGGAARSRWSGEGTTQHLQSIFLGRCTEYLALLNPELRDKNCTAIWEAFHAVLQKDPCSVLPSDYDLFINLSRHSIPRDKSLFWENNQFLVSSYAGNTRRLTPLSHVLYGKVVDLLSWCRQENGSGLHYQSCPTSEDCENNAVDSFWKRASMQYAKDSSGVVHVMLNGSEPRGAYPVKGFFADFEVPHLQKDKITHVEIWVMHEIGGPILESCGEGSVKILEERLKEMGFQYSCINDHLPVKLLKCVDHSTHPDCALKSHVPDIGSDS, encoded by the exons atgctgctgcttctgctgctgtcGGTCAGCTCTGCTGGATCTGGGGGCGCTGCTCGCTCGCGGTGGAGCGGGGAGGGCACCACCCAGCACCTGCAAAGCATCTTCCTGGGCCGCTGCACCGAGTATCTCGCACTGCTGAATCCCGAGCTGCG GGACAAGAACTGCACCGCCATCTGGGAAGCCTTCCACGCCGTGCTGCAGAAGGACCCCTGCTCCGTGTTGCCCTCCGACTACGACCTTTTCATAAACCTCTCCAGGCACTCCATCCCCAGAGACAAG TCCCTGTTCTGGGAAAACAACCAGTTCCTCGTTAGCAGCTATGCGGGGAACACCCGTCGCCTTACGCCTCTGAGCCACGTTCTGTACGGCAAGGTCGTAGACCTGCTGAGCTGGTGCCGCCAGGAAAACGGCTCCG GGCTCCATTACCAGTCGTGCCCTACGTCGGAGGATTGCGAAAACAATGCTGTGGATTCTTTCTGGAAAAGGGCTTCCATGCAG taCGCAAAGGATAGTTCTGGTGTGGTCCATGTCATGCTGAATGGCTCGGAGCCCAGAGGAGCCTATCCTGTAAAAGG gttttttgcGGATTTTGAAGTTCCCCACTTGCAGAAGGATAAAATCACACACGTTGAGATCTGGGTCATGCATGAAATCGGAGGACCCATCCT gGAATCCTGTGGAGAAGGCAGTGTGAAGATCCTGGAGGAGAGGCTGAAGGAAATGGGTTTTCAGTACAGCTGCATTAACGATCACCT CCCAGTGAAGCTCTTGAAGTGCGTGGACCACAGCACTCATCCTGACTGTGCCCTAAAGT ctcATGTGCCTGACATAGGCTCTGATTCCTGA